Proteins encoded together in one Impatiens glandulifera chromosome 1, dImpGla2.1, whole genome shotgun sequence window:
- the LOC124941938 gene encoding pollen-specific leucine-rich repeat extensin-like protein 3, with amino-acid sequence MITCKRKTVILVIIITSLLFITPTTISLSSNRRGRRSRSRSRSSRSRSSSSCDPLYQFLFEHCSQWPFTRSSSNNPFRTPSPGRSPGRRLPPPPLVPSPPPIRVLPPPPPIRILPPPPLVSSPPPPLISVSPPIVPSPPPPKPTPVTPSSPPPKPPPLVLSPPPAPLVASPPPEIDTPTSQPPPDMSFLFPPPLVSSPPPSLDMPWLSPPIDEPLPLVPSPPLIDSPELPPFTFPPTPDTPDLFLPPPLPDLFLPPPVVPEIPDTSPLPGLPDLFIPPPVDQGIPDVPILPFPSAPPATDGGFNLPPAFELPPDYGFTPP; translated from the coding sequence atgataacATGCAAAAGGAAAACTGTAATATTGGTTATCATCATCACTTCATTGCTTTTCATCACGCCAACAACGATCTCACTAAGTAGTAatagaagaggaagaagatcaAGATCAAGATCAAGATCAAGCAGAtcaagatcatcatcatcatgcgATCCACTCTATCAATTCCTCTTTGAACATTGCAGTCAATGGCCTTTCACACGTTCTTCTTCTAATAATCCTTTCAGAACACCCTCTCCCGGCCGCTCTCCCGGCCGCCGCCTACCACCGCCGCCGCTCGTCCCGTCGCCTCCTCCAATAAGAGTCCTACCACCTCCTCCCCCAATAAGAATCCTACCACCTCCTCCCCTCGTATCGTCACCTCCACCTCCACTCATCTCCGTTTCACCGCCTATAGTACCTTCACCACCGCCACCTAAGCCGACACCAGTTACCCCTTCCTCACCACCGCCTAAACCTCCACCGTTGGTCCTTTCTCCGCCACCAGCGCCCCTTGTTGCATCACCTCCGCCGGAAATAGATACACCGACATCTCAACCTCCACCCGATATGTCATTCTTATTCCCGCCGCCACTAGTCTCGTCACCGCCACCATCTCTTGACATGCCATGGCTATCACCGCCAATAGATGAACCATTACCATTGGTTCCTTCTCCTCCGTTAATTGATTCACCAGAACTACCTCCATTCACGTTTCCACCTACTCCTGACACGCCCGACTTATTTCTTCCACCGCCTCTTCCAGATCTGTTCCTTCCTCCTCCGGTGGTTCCAGAAATTCCAGATACATCACCGCTTCCCGGCCTGCCAGATCTGTTCATTCCTCCTCCGGTGGATCAAGGAATTCCAGATGTTCCTATACTACCATTTCCATCTGCTCCGCCGGCAACAGATGGAGGCTTCAACCTTCCGCCGGCATTTGAGCTCCCGCCTGATTACGGTTTTACTCCTCCTTAA